In the genome of Globicephala melas chromosome 3, mGloMel1.2, whole genome shotgun sequence, one region contains:
- the MADCAM1 gene encoding mucosal addressin cell adhesion molecule 1, whose product MEQGLALLLPLFLGLLQLGRGGPLEVEPPEPEVAVAVGESLQFTCRLACEDGRAASVQWRGLDTSLGAVQSGAGSSVLSVLNASLSAAGPRVCVGSCGDVAFQHIVRLLVFAFPDQLTVAPEALVAGPDQEVSCTAHSVTPAGPDTLSMSLLLGDQELEGVEALRDVMEEPQEGEDPLFQVTQRWLLPTLGTPAPPSLHCQATMRLPGLELSRRRPIPVLQGLTSLEPPVMTPPEPSTTESPEPPVTTSPKPPITTSPGAIPEQASTRSPRSPGLVPRNSSTRPCLPEIHQLSAAGSLELLCEVVCGAGVAVRWTRAPGGLAAYETQEVGARAWLSGGSVLWARCHGEGWFQCGLDPGGQTANLYVASEICSPLTSAYLWTGSFVLGLLLLVFLTYRLWKRCRPTR is encoded by the exons ATGGAGCAGGGACTCGCCCTCCTGCTTCCCCTCTTTCTGGGGCTGCTGCAGCTGGGCCGCG GTGGGCCGCTGGAGGTGGAGCCCCCCGAGCCCGAGGTGGCGGTGGCCGTGGGCGAGTCGCTACAGTTCACCTGCCGCCTGGCCTGCGAGGACGGCAGGGCGGCCTCTGTGCAGTGGCGGGGCCTGGACACCAGCCTGGGCGCCGTGCAGTCGGGCGCGGGTAGCAGCGTCCTCTCCGTGCTCAACGCCTCGCTGTCGGCTGCGGGGCCCCGCGTGTGCGTGGGCTCCTGCGGGGACGTCGCCTTCCAGCACATCGTGCGGCTCCTGGTGTTCG cCTTCCCGGACCAACTGACTGTGGCCCCAGAGGCCCTGGTGGCTGGGCCGGACCAGGAGGTGTCCTGCACAGCCCACAGCGTCACGCCTGCTGGCCCTGACACCCTCTCCATGTCCCTGCTCCTGGGAGATCAGGAACTGGAGGGGGTGGAGGCCCTCCGGGATGTGATGGAGGAGCCCCAGGAGGGCGAGGACCCGCTGTTCCAAGTGACACAGCGCTGGCTGCTGCCCACCTTGGGGACACCCGCCCCACCGTCCCTCCACTGCCAGGCGACCATGAGGCTGCCCGGCTTGGAGCTGAGCCGCCGCCGGCCCATTCCAG TCCTGCAGGGCCTGACCTCCCTGGAGCCCCCCGTCATGAcccccccagagcccagcaccaCAGAGTCCCCGGAGCCCCCCGTCACGACATCCCCGAAGCCCCCCATCACCACCTCCCCCGGGGCCATCCCAGAGCAGGCCTCCACCCGCAGCCCCAGGAGTCCTGGCCTCGTGCCCCGGAACAGCTCCACCAGGCCCTGCCTCCCGGAGATCCACCAGCTGTCAGCAGCAGGGAGCTTGGAGCTGCTGTGCGAGGTGGTCTGCGGCGCAGGCGTGGCCGTGCGCTGGACCCGGGCCCCTGGCGGGCTGGCGGCCTACGAGACGCAGGAGGTGGGGGCCCGGGCTTGGCTGAGCGGCGGGAGCGTGCTGTGGGCCAGATGCCACGGTGAGGGCTGGTTCCAGTGTGGCCTGGACCCAGGGGGCCAGACGGCCAACCTGTACGTGGCCTCAGAGATCT GCTCCCCGCTAACGTCTGCATACCTGTGGACGGGCAGCTTTGTTCTGGGGCTGCTTCTCCTGGTGTTCCTGACCTACCGCCTGTGGAAACGCTGCCGGCCCACCAGATGA